Proteins from one Erythrolamprus reginae isolate rEryReg1 chromosome 6, rEryReg1.hap1, whole genome shotgun sequence genomic window:
- the ARHGDIB gene encoding rho GDP-dissociation inhibitor 2 — protein sequence MTEKDPEVHVAEDDDELEDTLNYKPPPQKTLQELQELDKDDESLAKYKKSLLGDAPVVADPTLPNVTVTRLTLVCATAPGPITMDLTGDLEALKKETFVLKEGAEYRVKIHFKVNKDIVSGLKYLQNTYRKGVKVDKAVFMVGSYGPRPEEYEFMTPLEEAPKGLVARGNYCNKSLFTDDDKHNHLTWEWNLAIKKEWTD from the exons ATGACTGAGAAGGACCCTGAAGTACATGTGGCAGAAGATGACGATGAGCTAGAAGACACCCTAAACTACAAGCCCCCACCTCAAAAGACACTTCAGGAATTACAGGAGCTGGACAAAGATGATGAAAGCCTTGCAAAGTACAAGAAGTCTTTGCTGGGAGATGCTCCAGTGGTTGCAG ACCCAACACTTCCGAATGTGACCGTCACGCGACTTACTCTTGTATGTGCCACTGCTCCAGGACCAATCACCATGGACCTTACTG GGGACCTTGAGGCTCTGAAGAAAGAGACCTTTGTATTAAAAGAAGGAGCTGAATATAGAGTCAAGATCCACTTCAAA GTGAACAAAGATATTGTATCTGGTTTGAAATATCTCCAGAACACTTACCGGAAAGGAGTGAAAG TGGATAAGGCCGTATTCATGGTGGGCAGCTATGGGCCAAGGCCAGAAGAGTATGAATTCATGACACCTCTTGAGGAAGCACCAAAGGGCCTGGTGGCCCGAGGAAACTACTGCAACAAGTCTCTCTTCACGGATGATGATAAGCACAACCATCTCACCTGGGAATGGAACTTGGCTATTAAAAAGGAATGGACAGATTGA